From the genome of bacterium:
CGGCGCGGGGGTGCCGCTCGGCGCGAAGGTCCCGGGTCTGGCTGTCAGAGTGGTGCCGGGCTGGCCGGGAGCGCCGCCGGCCGAATCTCCTCCGCCCGGCTGAACAGGCCCAGCGCCGGGGATTCCTCGCGAGATGTCCGGATCCCCCTCATGGGGCGTGTTGTCCGAGCTTCGGGCCGCAGCCGTCTCATCCTGCCAGGATGAGACGAACGTGCGGCGCGGTGGAAAGAGGCCCGGCGGCGGGAAAACCGTCTCGCCGGCTTCCCAATCGAGGCGGATTTGCTCGTCACTGCTGACGATCTCGCCACGGTTGACGGATGGTGTCCCCGCCGCGCTCCCCGGCATGCCTCCGGCGCCCCAACGCGGCGGATAGAACTGCTGAATCTCGGGGATGATGTGGTCGGTGCGCAGGGCGCGCTTGACGGCGCTGCGCAGCAGATCGAACACGATCCGGGCGTCGGCGAATTTCACCTCATTCTTGGTCGGATGGACATTGACATCGACCCGTTCGGGATCGATTTCGATGAAGAGGATGAAGAGCGGATAATGCCCCTTGGGGATGCTTTCTCCGAACGCCTGGGTGACCGCATAGCTCAGGGTGCGGTCGTTGATGAAGCGGCGGTTGAGGAAGAGATATTGGTCGTTGCGCGTTTTGCGCATGACGTCATAGTTTCCGATAAAGCCGCTGACGGTCATCAGCGAATTCTTGTCCTCGACCTGGACCAGGTTATGGCGGACGCGCGCGCCAAGCACCTCGACGATGCGGTCGGAGAGCTCGGCCGGCGCGTAGCGGAAGACCTCCGCATCATCATGGACGAGCGTAAAGCCGATTTCGGGAAACGCGAGGGTAAAATGATTGAGCATGGCCAGTATCGACCGGTACTCGGTCGACTCGGCGCGGAGAAATTTGCGTCGCGCCGGGGTGTTGAAAAAAAGGGTCTTGACGGCGATCGATGTGCCGGGATTGCCGCCGGCCTCTTCCACTCTGGAGACAATGCCGCCCTCGACGTGGATGGCGGTGCCAACGATTGCTCCCCGTGGCACTGTCCGCAACTCGAGGCGCGAAACCGCCGCGATGCTCGCCAGGGCCTCGCCGCGGAACCCGAGGGTGAGGATCTTTTCAATATCGGCATAGGTGCGGATCTTGGAGGTGGCATGGCGCTGAAGCGAGAGGATGGCATCCTCCTCACTCATACCGCTGCCGTTATCGATGATCTGGATCAGCTG
Proteins encoded in this window:
- the mutL gene encoding DNA mismatch repair endonuclease MutL, whose translation is MQKKNHTINVLPENLINKIAAGEVIDRPASVVKELIENSIDAGASRIEVILKGGGSQLIQIIDNGSGMSEEDAILSLQRHATSKIRTYADIEKILTLGFRGEALASIAAVSRLELRTVPRGAIVGTAIHVEGGIVSRVEEAGGNPGTSIAVKTLFFNTPARRKFLRAESTEYRSILAMLNHFTLAFPEIGFTLVHDDAEVFRYAPAELSDRIVEVLGARVRHNLVQVEDKNSLMTVSGFIGNYDVMRKTRNDQYLFLNRRFINDRTLSYAVTQAFGESIPKGHYPLFILFIEIDPERVDVNVHPTKNEVKFADARIVFDLLRSAVKRALRTDHIIPEIQQFYPPRWGAGGMPGSAAGTPSVNRGEIVSSDEQIRLDWEAGETVFPPPGLFPPRRTFVSSWQDETAAARSSDNTPHEGDPDISRGIPGAGPVQPGGGDSAGGAPGQPGTTLTARPGTFAPSGTPAPRPREIANVWQVQNKYILSQIKSGLVVIDQHVAHERILYERAKKNISQADGASQQLLFPQTLELSPQDYQVMVEISPWLEKLGFQIKLFGGRTIVVEGVPTGMRVGAENRLLLNIIDQYKEYAATESDMRERVAKSFACRSAIMAGEKLSVEAMNALIDQLFATENPYFCPHGRPVMITITVDELDRRFDRK